The following nucleotide sequence is from Fusarium graminearum PH-1 chromosome 1, whole genome shotgun sequence.
AACTTACCAATTTCGTCTCTAATGTTGTTCATGCCAGGTTCCCTATCCCTCTGTAACTCTTCCATGACCCTTCTGTCTTAAAACTTCGCCGATGTCTCAACATCGGCTGACTTTCCTAAATTCCTTAGCTTCCATGGAAATAACTTCCTTGAGATTGGCGTCCTGGCCGACACTTCACGGGGTCCATGTCTCACTCAAAACGGAGCGGCCGCTCCGGTGCGAGGGCATCTATGGCTTCGAGGCTTGAGACGGGAGAAAAAATTCAATGATTTAGGTGATGCAATTCGAGACAGATTTCCATGTTATTGTTTACTGTTTGCCATGAATGAGTTATGCGGATTCAAAAGCCACTGTTTACTGGACATGCAAGGGCGTGATCAACACACTTGGGGGGCATGAGATCCCATCACGTGGTCAATGGTAGGCCAGGCAGATCACAAGACGAGATCACAATTAGATAGAATTGCTCGTGTAGCTTCATATGATTGTTTCCGCTATGGTACAATTTACTATCCTTACAACTCCACTCCCGCTGTTATAACCCAACCCATCTATGAACGAACCAGGCTCTATTGTAAACCCAGGAGGTGAACCAACAGCAGAGACGATatgaagatgaatgaataaaAGAACGCCCCTTGCCGCTGTTTTCTTACTTCCAGAGCTTTCCGAGAGACACTTCCTTGTCGTCGTGCTTGTTGAGAATCTTTGCTGTAGCAAGCTCAAAGTCTTCTTGTGTGACGTGCACTCTGCGCTCACGCAAAGCGTACATACCAGCTTCTGTGCACACACCCTTGAGTTCGGCACCAGAACATCCGTTCATCTTCTCGGCAATCTTGGTGAGGTTGATACCACGGGTCAAATTCATCTTTCGGCTGTGAATACGGAGAATATCCGCTCGGGCCTCAACACTAGGCGGGGGGAACTCGATCTTTCGGTCGATACGTCCTGGTCGCAAGAGAGCGGGGTCGAGAATATCGAGACGATtggtggccatgatgaccttgatgttcttggtggGCTCGAAACCATCAAGCTGGTTCAGCAACTCCAGCATGGTTCGCTGCACTTCGGAGTCTCCGCCCGAAGAGCCCTCCACTCGCGAGGATCCAATACTGTCGATTTCATCCATGAAGATGATCGATGGTGCGTGCTCTCGAGCCATAACAAATAGCTCTCGCACCATTCGACTACCCTCACCGATATACTTTTGCACCAGCTCAGAACCTGATACTCGGATAAATTTACAAGCAGTGTGGTGAGCAACGGCTCGCGCAAGTAGCGTCTTTCCTGTACCGGGAGGACCGTATAGCAAAACACCCTTGGGCTGTGCGATACCAAGAGACTCGAAGAGTTCAGGGTGCTTGAGACCCAGTTCGATAActtccttgatctccttgatttGTTGGTCCAACCCACCAATCATGTCGTATGTGCTGTCGGGAACCTTCTCCACCATCATGAGAGAGACGAGGGGATCGACGGACGAAGGTAGCATCTTTTCGAGTTTGTAGCTATCAGATAGTAGAGTAACTCGCTTTCCGGGAGTGAGCTTGGCGACATCGACGCTGTCCGACACGTCGACAACTATTGATTTGTGAGTATACGCCTTTCAGATCTTATAGTGGCAGGTTCATCGTACCATATTTGCCTTCTGGGTGCACCTTGACGAgaatcttcttggtgctCATAACCTTGACGACCTCACCAACATAGGATCCGGGCTGTTGCAGCAGACCCAgctcttctctcaacaatcGTACTCGGGAGTTGTAGTCGTTTCTCTGGGCTTCAAGACGACGAAGCGCGGCTTGACccttgaggatctcgagcttcatcgcctcgatcttgttgtGGTAGTACTCGTCGAGCGCCATCCTGGCGTAGCTCCCTTGACGTCAGGGAAACGAGCTATAAGTGTGTTTCGGAAGGTAAAGGTCGAAAGGTTTGCGCAAATTGCTCGGTTTCCGAATTGGGGACGGAGCAGGATGTTGTGATGGAATGGTGAATTGAGAACGCTGTCGGTGATGGTATGCGATGTGGTTGAAGCTCGATGACAAGGCTACAGCTTGTCTCGTAATCCTCCAAAGCGAATGGGAGCACAGACCAACAAAGGCGGGAGCTGCCCAGAGTCCAGCTCGGCGTTATATTGGGCCGTCGTCCGGACGATGGAAGGTACAGGGTAAGCTGAATCGCATGGCGTTCTGACGGCTGACCACCCAAGGCTTGGTTACTCCACTATCGGCGCGCTCTCTGCCGCGCAGCCCCCACTGAGACATGCTAGACCGCTTCAGCATACATAAGGTTATGGATCAAAGATTCATGAATCTgacaagagcaaagacaCATCGTTCACGGCACTGTAGCATTCATCAGCACGTCATCTACAACGGTGCCTTTTAATACCCATATTCCATTACCCCTCGTGACTTTTCTTATCTCACAGAATCGAAGATACTCTCTTTACCCCTCTGTTTATCAAGCATCAAAGTCGTGCAAAGAGCCGCCCAATGGTACCAATCCAAGACCCTTGGGATGCAGAATGACGTTAGACCATTGGACAAGGGTGAACACGCGCGAGGTGCGGCAAGACACACTAATCTGTCATGGGGAAAGTTGGCTGATCACGAGCAACGAGCTTGGTTATTGTGGACCAGATATGTAGCCTAGACTAGGAAGATTCATGTCTGAATTCGATGCCATGTCGATTGCCTACACGAACTAGTGTTTATACATATCGTATATGTACATAGGTTGGGCTGCCTTGACATGTGTGAGCAATATAACAAGTTGGATATTGTACTCGAAAGTTTCTGTACGCCCAAAAAGATTCATTCCTCTTTACTTACAAAGTACCAAGTCTGTCTACCTGCCCAACCTCGCCAAAAAGTGTTTGTTTTGGGCAATCACCTTGGCTTGATTACCTgcatttcttccttcttgcAAGGTATATGTAGCGACTTGACTTTTTACTTTTGGAAAGCTCTCTGCAGCTCGAGTAACACCAGCCATACCTTGTTTTGCACTCGGACACGCCGTCGGTCTCCAAAAACGtcatcttttgtttgtttgtttctccTTTCTGCCCAAGGTAGAGAGATATAGagactcgactcgactcggcCGAGTCTATTTCAGACCCAACAATCTTCATCTCGCATCATCGCGATTTGCAGCCGCTCAGGCcgcttccatcatcgcaACGCATTGATTGTTCGACTTTCTAGGCACTGCACCGTGACATTGGCATGCCCGGCATTCCCAGTTTCTTCACTTGTCCAGCTACTTCGAGAACAGTGATAGGGACATTTTGCGTCTGATCGCATTCTTGCACCCGAGTCTTCtccattgcttctttttttatttattcattttacgaaaaaacaaaaacaaaaaaacacCGAGTTTCTTGTGACAGAGTTGTGTATTCTTGATCGTTGATTGCAGCGTCGCTCTTCCATTATGGATCCCCAAAGACGTGAGAACTCGTCGCCTAGGCGCCATCTTGGCGAGTCCTCGTCCGGCACTGCGTCTCCCGCCGACACGCGTCAACAGCCTGCCCAGACCGAGTCTGCCGTATCTCCTATTACTTATGGAGAGAATTTGCCCGAGAATTTCCAGCCCGCAGATACAATGCGCCCTAGAACAGAGGGCTATGGTAGGTTTCATGCCCATGTTGGCAAATTGACCAGGGTTAATTATATTTACTTCCAGGTTCGATAAGCGGCCCAGCTGGTTCTTCTGCCCAACAATCAAAAGAAACCTCTCAAGAGCGCGGTTTAGTTCGCCCTGCCCAACCCTCACGTCCTTCTCGAGGCACTGAGCGAATGCGATCTGCTACCCGATTGCGAAAACCCCCGATGCCTCGACGACCCTCTTCAAATACCCCCTATCGCGGCGGAGTCTTCTCCGCCGACGACGAAGTTCACGAAGTAGAAGCCGATGCTGCTGTGCGCCAACAGTCCTACCGTCGCAGACCAGGTCTGCCGACCCAGCTTTCCCGCGTTCAATCGCGTCcggacgacgaagatgacaatGACCGAAGCGACCAGCCCACCGAGACTCCCACCGAAACCCCgcaggaggatgaggaagagactCCCCTCGAGGAGCATGACGATTCGGACAGCGATGTCAGTGAGGCAGAGAGCTTCACCCTGAAGGATAGGCAACAGGCCATAAACCAGACTCACCCCTTTGGTATTCGAGTGTGGAAACCTGCCTTGTACAAGAAGGATCGTTCGATTCAAAAATTCGCCCAAGCAGATATTCACTCTGCCCCAGGAGGTCGCGTTAACAACTGGCTTCTTACCTTTAATCTGCTTTGGACGCTCCTCtttggttggtggttggcTACGTTGGCAGCTCTGGGTGCCATCGTATGCCTgctttttgctgctgcccctAGCGGGAGAGAGTACGGCAGGGTTCTCTGGGGTCTCGCCGGGTACATGTTCTATCCTTTTGGTAAGTTTGTCCGCCTGGAAAAGGATGAGACCTACATGCACGAGGACCAAGACGAGGGACGCAGTATCTCGGAATACGAACAATGGCAAAGTGGCGACATTGAACACGGGCGACTATTCTTTGGACCCGATAGCGAGCACAATCGCTCGATCGTGGGAcgatcgagaagaagcatcgACTCAGAGCCCAGTGAGACGGAAAGCCTTCTAGGCCGAGGCCGACGTGGTGAGCATGTCGATACCGATTTGTCTCATCAGCACAAGCGACGACTTTTTGGCCGTGGCGAGTGGAATGTTGGCCGTGTCAtctttttcgtcttcttctACTGCCTCATCTCACCCTCGCTTCTGTTCGTTTCTGCCATCtgctggttcttggtcttctggATCCCCATGGGCAAGACCACATTTTTGCTCTTCGACCATCTCCGACGACACCCtctggccttgtccttcGAGAGTGATATAAGATACATTCGCGAGGATGGCGGCCCAAGCTCGTCTGTTCTCCTCTGCACGTACCGCGCTGTTGGATCAAGATACTGGAAGTATACCGTTGATGGAACcaacatcttcctcatcaacctcatgGTGGttgtcatctttgtcatctttGACTGGCTTGTGATTGAGGGTGTTTTCCATGTCGAGGGCTTCATTACATCTCCCGCATTTCTCTTCTGCGCCGGCCTCCTATCTATCATTCCCCTTGCCTACTTTATCGGCCAAGCTGTTGCTTCTATCTCGGCACAGTCATCTATGGGTGTGGGCGCTGCCATCAATGCCTTTTTCGCGACTGTCGTGGAGGTGTTCCTTTACTGTGTTGCTCTTAGCCAGGGCAAGGGTCAACTCGTCGAAGGCAGTATCGTGGGCAGTATTTTCGCCGGTATACTGTTCTTGCCTGGAATTTCCATGTGCTTTGGTGCCATCAAACGAAAGACTCAGCGTTTCAATGCGCGGTCCGCGGGTGTAACATCCACAATGTTGCTCTTTGCGATTGTCGGAGCTTTTGGCCCAACCCTGTTTTACCAGATTTACGGAACCCACGAGCTCAACTGCATGGACTGCGAAGACTACAACACCGGCGAGAACGGTAGGGACTGCCGCCGCTGCTACTTCAGCCAGGCTCCATCGCTCAGCGACAGATTTTATCTGGAGGCGGTGCGCCCTTACTGCTACATGGCAGCGACCACGCTATTCTTCTCGTACCTGATCGGTTTGTGGTTCACTCTCCGAACTCATGCTGCTGTCATTTGGAacgtcgaggttgatgagaagcgaCACGAAGACCACATGCATTCTTCGAGTATGCGAACCTCTCAAGTTCACGGCCATGCCCATTCTCATACTCACAACCCAACAACTGCCGAGACCAGTGGTGCCGATGTTCGCGACTCTCAACTTTATAAGCGCATTCTGGGTCAGTCCCTGAAGCAGTCTGGGTTTGGAGAGGAACTTTCCCGCCAAAATTCTACCACTGGGCAGTCAGTTGGCGCCAACGGCTCAGCTTCTACCCTTCATGTCGTGCCTCCCAAGTCTAGTGGTGGTGAGCCGTCGCACTCCGCTCTCCATGTTCCAGGTCTCAGCGAAGCCGACAACAAGATGCTTGTGCGCGAGGTTGCCGAGATTGCCGCCACAGCTGCTACCATTGCCTCGCGTGAACGAATGACAAGAAAGCCTTCAGCTGTGCCCGCTAATCACGGAGCAGCCGCTCGTCCTACGCCGAGCCGTCAGCACACCCACAACGATGTTGCGGAGACTGAGGGTCCTGCTACGGAGGCTCACCAAGCACATGGTGGCCACGATGCCCCCAACTGGAGTCGTGCCAAGAGTTCCATTATCCTTCTCGGAGCAACTGTTCTATATGCGATCATCGCCGAAATCCTCGTTGACACTGTGGATGTTGTTTTGGAAAGCTTCGCGATTGATCAAAAGTTCCTCGGTATCACCTTGTTCGCTCTTGTGCCCAACACCACTGAATTTCTGGTAAGGACGCCTCTCGATTAACTCGAATTCATATACTAACTGCACATAGAACGCCATCTCCTTCGCTATGAACGGAAATATTGCGCTGTCCATGGAGATTGGTTCAGCTTATGCTCTGCAAGTGTGCCTTTTACAGATTCCCGCCCTCGTGTTCTACTCGGCCTTCTGGCCTGGTGTGCCCGAAGGTGGCGATCCGGCGCTTTACACTTTCTCTCTCCTATTCCCTCAATGGGACCTTGTTATGACAATTCTTTGTGTGTTCTTACTGAGCTACATGTATGGTGAAGGAAAAAGTAACTACTTCAAGGGAAGCATTCTCATGCTGACCTACTTGGTTGTCATCATCGGATACTATTTCAGTGGCTTTACGTCTGATACCATGGGCATGCAGCGTTTCGATGTCATGGGAGCCGATGGCAACTACCAAAGCTACAAGACGATCGGAAGATCGACAAGGGGTGTGGCTTTTCCAGCCTAGGGGTTGACTGATGAGAAAGggggttgagttgaagatTGTCAGAGTAATGCATTTACGCGAGTTGTTAATACTGGACATACACTACATCATACATATAACATTGGGGGAGTCTGTTGCATGAGAACCTACATATCAGGTTTGCATTGTTTCAAGGGATGGCTATTTTTGTACGGATTCATGAGCTACTAGCATTGGAGTGGTATAATGATAGTTTATCAAGAGGCCAACCATTTCAAAAGGTTAATCAATATTCAATTTACCTCATTGTATTAGACTTGCTTATGGATATATCTCATTGGGCTATTAAGGGCCTGCGTTTCAGGCAAGTCATTGTATGTGCTGGCTGCCCTTGTCACTTTAGTCTCCGAAGATCACGTCGATCATTCTAACTCATGGGATAAACTCTATCTGGATATGTAAAACACAGCTCAGGGATACTTTAAGCTTTAGGCTAAATATAGGCGATCCAAGAGTCTGCCTAAACCAAGTCACGAATgtcatctcttatgcttaGGAGTTCATGTTTACTAGTGCTCTAACGGCAAATATGTATGATTGTTATAGACAAAGGCCTCTAATGAGAACCAAGTACTGAAGTATAGTATGTACAGAGAAGTGCAGAGATGTCAATCCCCGCTCAGGCAAGTCAagtcgacaagaacatctaAGCCATACCGAAACCAGCGGAGGTCATGACGCTCTTGGCGCTGTTGTAGTCAGAGGCAGAAGCAAtggtcttgcccttgaagttgttgaggaaGCCAGTGCTGGTACCGCCGAGAGTTCCAGAGCTGCCAAAGCCGTTGACCTGGCAGTTTCGGccgagagcagcagcacaaGCACTGCCACCGTTGGGGACACCAAAGAGCTGGCCCTGGATACCCTGGGAGTTGACGGGGTACTTGACGTTCTGGAAGACGTTACCCTCGACGAGAGCAGAGCCGGAGTCGATCTCGAAGGCGTGGTCGGGGACATcgtggaagaagttgttgacgGCGTGGAGGAGAGTGTTGCCGGCGACCTTGGGGCCACGGCCGGAAACGCGGTAGATGTAGTTGTTCTTCAAGGTGACCAGATCGTTGGAACCGGCAAAGTAGAGACCCCAGTAGTGGTAGGTGTTGCAGCTGGCGGACCAGCTGGTGGTGCCGTCGatcttgctgttggagatggtgaCACGGTTGCAAGCCTTGTTGCCGAGGACAATGTGCTGACGGCCGATGAGAGAGGTGGTAACGTGGTCGATCCAGACGTTATCGGTGTCGTCGAGAGTGATGGCATCACCACCCCAGACGAGCTGAGGGTTCAGCTCAGTGATGTGAACGTTCTGGATGATGACGTTCTTGGCTCCGACAATTCGGATACCCTTTCCACGGATGACACCCTTGTTGCCAACACCGATCAGGGACTTGTTGGAGCCAACCTTGATGCCCAGAATACCGGCCTTGTCGTACTTGACGTTGACCTTGGGGGCGTTGGGCTGGTAGTTGTTGCACCAACCGTTCTGGTTGATGGCGAGCTGGCACTGGGAGCCAGTTCCCCAGGGAGCACAACCGGTCTCTGAGGCTGTGCCCTCGGTGCCGAGGAAGCTGATGGTGCGGTCGAGCATGATGCGGCGAGGCTGGGAGTCGCCGAGGTAGCTGACGAGCTCCTGGGCGTTCTTGGGGTAGACGGCGGCGGCACTGCCACCACCGGTTGTGCTGGAAGCAAAACCCTCGGCCTTGGTAGGGAGAGCAGCGAAAGCTGAGGGGAGGAGAGCGGCGACCGCGAAGAGGGtcttgaagagagaaggcATCTTGAAGGTGTGACTAAAGTAGGAGTATGTGTTTTGTGTAAAGAGAACCAGAGACCCAGCTGCTGGTGTATATATAGAAGAGAGATAGTAGATGGACTGAAGAGAACAAGTcgaaagatggagaggatATCGTGAAGTTCATATAATCATCTCGATGTAAGCTAAACTAGAGTGAACTGACTGACTATCTGTACATAGTACTGAACTAATCCAGGGGGACCCCATGTCGAAGGATGAAGCTATGGGCTCATTCAGGATAGCTTCATCCCTTGGCAAGCGGCACTTCGGCGAAGAAAGAGATTGATTCTTGACTTGTCAACTCATCACAGCCTTATCCGAACGAGTTGAAGAGTGATTCTCGATTCTCGGGCAAAGATACTGAAAAGAGCCACGGACCATTGACGGACGCCGTTACCGTATTGGGAACTGCCGGGGCTCTTGATTCGTGGGATCTTTATTGTATCCACGGCCGAATGTTTCGCACGAGTGGGTTATCAGTACAGAGAAGCCCCCTTGGCAATATAAGGGAAATAGGTTCGGCTGCTTTCAGGTTAGACGACACGgataaagataaagataTACTGGCCCTTGCTCCTTTCTGGAACACGATATCGAAATCGATATGATTTTCATCAAATATCCGCGTATTCCCTTCGGTACATAGTCTCCGAAACCCGGTGAGATGGTTTTGCTCTGCTCTTTGCCAAGGATCATTCAACAACTGATTAACATGGAGACAATTCCCCCACCAATTGCTATGAAGTAGTTACATTCTACCACGTTGCTTTCAAGTATTCGTGTGGAGTACATATCTAGCTGTCAAAATACTACCCCATGCACACTAGGTACCATATCCATGGTTATCCATTAGCGGATATAAAGCATTTACAAACCGGGATATGTAAAATGAACCTTCTTGGCTATTTTGCCTACTAACTTGCAAGGTTTTGGAGTTGAGCCTGATTGTCTGTGTCCTCGTGGTGAGAGGAGAAGACGATGTTAGAAGATCAGGTGAAAGGGGGCAGTCTTTCTTCAAAGCGGCATAATACGAGGtgcagatgatgagcaaTGACTTACCTGTTAGGgcttggttcttgatctGAGCTGCATGCACTGTTCAACGTGACTAGACAGCAAGCTAGTCTATTTTCCGCTGCATGTCTATAATTGATACTTTTGTTGACGATCTCTTTGGCGAACTATTCTTTGTCTACCTGCATTGTTACTGTGACTGTGTTCCAGAGTAATTGACGTGTTCCAAAATATTCTTTGTTGTGTAAAACATAGAGTCATTGTGTTGATCATGAAAGACTAGAAGTGATTGATAGCAATTGAATCATGGATAACTTCTTTGAAGCACTGTGTATATAGATAGATAATAGACTTTAAGATATTAAAACATGGTTGGCAACTTACACAGCATAGCAATCAACGCCACATAACCAACTCCCAAAAGGACAACATGGCAAGCACACGAAACCAACCCCGAAGGATCAACAATCCCGCATCAAGAGGCATCGTCAAGAAAAGCATGTCCAAAAGCAAAGCTCTCACATTGAGACGTCAAAAGATACCCGACAGAGAGACCAAACCCCAAAAATGCTACCTCACCTCCCTACCCACCGAGCTTCTCGAGATGATTATCGAACAAGACTGCTTagaccaccaagaccactgGAATCTTCGCCGCGTATCATCCCGTCTGTTTCACATGACCGACAACGCCATCTTCCTAGGTGGAGACTTCCGAATGTTCCGCTACGCCCTCAGACATGCGGAcacagacatgatgaacagATGCAAAGAGCTAAACCCCCCACCACCAGACATCACCTGGGCTTACGAGGACTACAGGATCGAGGTGCTCAGGGGCAATAGCCTCAATCTCCGGGATCCGCCCCCACAATCCGAAGATGGTCTACCTCAAGGACCGGGCCAtttcctcctcgagggcTTTAGAGCCAAACACTTCTCGGCGGACAAGTACATTAAAGCTGCCGAGTGGCTCATGGATAATGGCTTCAAGGTCTTTAATCCTGCCGAAGAGAGCATTTGGAATGCTGGTCTGAACGGGTACTTCATCTCGTACAGAGTGCTCGATGTGCTGACAGCCGCAACCAGTAAGAAGGAACAGGACGATGTCTGTCGTATCATTGAGTTTCTTCATGCCAAAGGCTACGAGTTCTTATTGCGCAGTCGTGTAGAAG
It contains:
- a CDS encoding pectin lyase B precursor, which gives rise to MPSLFKTLFAVAALLPSAFAALPTKAEGFASSTTGGGSAAAVYPKNAQELVSYLGDSQPRRIMLDRTISFLGTEGTASETGCAPWGTGSQCQLAINQNGWCNNYQPNAPKVNVKYDKAGILGIKVGSNKSLIGVGNKGVIRGKGIRIVGAKNVIIQNVHITELNPQLVWGGDAITLDDTDNVWIDHVTTSLIGRQHIVLGNKACNRVTISNSKIDGTTSWSASCNTYHYWGLYFAGSNDLVTLKNNYIYRVSGRGPKVAGNTLLHAVNNFFHDVPDHAFEIDSGSALVEGNVFQNVKYPVNSQGIQGQLFGVPNGGSACAAALGRNCQVNGFGSSGTLGGTSTGFLNNFKGKTIASASDYNSAKSVMTSAGFGMA
- a CDS encoding 26S protease regulatory subunit 8, with product MALDEYYHNKIEAMKLEILKGQAALRRLEAQRNDYNSRVRLLREELGLLQQPGSYVGEVVKVMSTKKILVKVHPEGKYVVDVSDSVDVAKLTPGKRVTLLSDSYKLEKMLPSSVDPLVSLMMVEKVPDSTYDMIGGLDQQIKEIKEVIELGLKHPELFESLGIAQPKGVLLYGPPGTGKTLLARAVAHHTACKFIRVSGSELVQKYIGEGSRMVRELFVMAREHAPSIIFMDEIDSIGSSRVEGSSGGDSEVQRTMLELLNQLDGFEPTKNIKVIMATNRLDILDPALLRPGRIDRKIEFPPPSVEARADILRIHSRKMNLTRGINLTKIAEKMNGCSGAELKGVCTEAGMYALRERRVHVTQEDFELATAKILNKHDDKEVSLGKLWK